The Athalia rosae chromosome 7, iyAthRosa1.1, whole genome shotgun sequence genome window below encodes:
- the LOC105687940 gene encoding uncharacterized protein LOC105687940 isoform X2, with amino-acid sequence MWRAILVSLLAQGLTADKISYDGSASFVQSSSTSHHQQQHQQQWSWQDPGKDLLAAADTVQGEAFHPVTFEAPDALKQGHQQNDLQNAATAYQSQQYNANVQQDGSGVAQAFDQAIQSGRNLEGYDEVYSDPNVKNALRLGNDTVARAYIRDKLCSLGLMNCDDPEGRRPYYSPHRDIQPQEIIYAQPVTIKPVGRPLPAIPVKRPYGPPRPVPVPPGFGSGPPGPIYSGSSGPFSKPPPFSGPPPSFSGPSYGHPPSFSGPYPGFKKPGPIYDSKPVYEGGSSSFEGELDYEDKYIEKKQVILHQGHDSGVQQHVHHHYHHGEEHNGGGKAPTVVVNNPGLVPGGSGPVIGPGPIGVNGFNNYGYGNGGSYGSGGSYGGSYNDHFDQSFKKEFKIKTPSSGNSLLGAASNSYAERYPSYEKPRPDTAVFGSGNSNKGGSSFSNNYDSGKQFNSGFSNSQYDSVSSSNGFGSNGNRYGSNDFGGNGNGNYASGNGNGFGSVNNYGSSNGFDNGFSSSNNDDCVCVPYEQCPTVDQLGRKDDLYLALDPRNLNKNIEAETVEVVLTDGNGNMSVVRVPKGVNVSEEAEHKKEEDNKSTENGDKADKDKVSDGSTDKVDAKRSKRDVKQVDGDKAKKTDAQGRLVVGDLDTSKLNVKPTWGVSFGLPQGGAGGYPINPYGGDSLVNPYPGYGAGGQGLNLGLVSVNPLVAVQVTKDEYGDKIVKPFVNLHVTPNHGLVHKLGDLLHYKKQVLLGKPGGYYPPHYHPAGAPIYEKPYGGHHHYPSHGGGGFGLGYPGKPHYPHHPPVYKPHYEGPYGQHNYGQGPAGGYYREDNDYDEDDYDYSDYGDGSDYYRSGRANNTRKYVGSNGYNLGNVNDDSSENDWVPSRSENVAKNRDDGRRGRVAFPQRRKRDVNQVENAQERQFGRPQVCGPRHVCCRRPQINNQRPSRNGQCGVRNSQGINGRIKTPVYVDGDSEFGEYPWQVAILKKDPSESVYVCGGTLISPRHILTAAHCIKTHSGRDLRARLGEWDVNHDVEFFPYIERDIVSVVVHPEFYAGTLYNDIAILKLDHDIDFERNPHISPACLPNKHDDFNGVRCWTTGWGKDAFGDFGKYQNILKEVDVPVISNGVCENQMRKTRLGYSFNLHPGFICAGGEEGKDACKGDGGGPMVCERQGRWQLAGVVSWGIGCGQAGVPGVYARVSHYLDWIRQVTGQN; translated from the exons GACGGGAGCGCGTCTTTCGTTCAAAGTTCCTCTACTTCGCACCATCAACAGCAACACCAGCAGCAATGGTCCTGGCAGGATCCTGGAAAAGATCTTTTGGCCGCAGCTGATACCGTCCAGGGGGAAGCCTTTCATCCGGTGACCTTCGAAGCTCCCGACGCCCTCAAGCAAGGCCACCAGCAAAATGACCTTCAAAATGCAGCGACTGCCTACCAAAGCCAACAGTACAACGCGAACGTACAACAGGACGGCAGCGGAGTAGCTCAAGCTTTCGATCAGGCGATTCAGTCG GGTCGTAATCTGGAAGGATACGATGAGGTCTACTCGGATCCGAATGTGAAGAACGCTCTTCGCCTTGGCAACGACACGGTGGCGAGGGCCTACATTAGGGACAAACTTTGCTCGCTTGGCCTGATGAAC TGCGACGATCCCGAAGGAAGACGTCCTTACTATTCACCCCACCGTGACATTCAGCCGCAAGAGATAATTTACGCTCAACCGGTAACCATAAAACCGGTCGGAAGACCTCTCCCTGCGATCCCGGTGAAACGTCCCTACGGTCCTCCGAGGCCGGTCCCGGTTCCTCCAGGTTTCGGGTCTGGTCCTCCGGGTCCGATTTATTCCGGCTCTTCGGGACCCTTCTCAAAGCCACCCCCCTTCTCGGGACCGCCGCCGTCTTTCTCCGGACCGAGTTACGGACATCCTCCCAGTTTCAGCGGACCTTATCCCGGCTTCAAAAAACCTGGACCGATATACGATTCGAAACCGGTCTACGAAGGTGGTTCATCTTCGTTCGAAGGTGAATTGGACTACGAAGATAAATATATAGAGAAGAAACAGGTGATTCTTCACCAAGGCCACGATTCCGGCGTTCAGCAGCACgttcatcatcattatcatcatggCGAAGAGCACAACGGGGGCGGAAAGGCCCCTACTGTGGTCGTGAACAATCCCGGTCTggttcccggtggttcgggtCCAGTGATCGGTCCGGGACCGATCGGCGTGAACGGTTTCAATAATTACGGATACGGGAACGGAGGGAGTTACGGTAGCGGTGGAAGTTACGGTGGTTCTTACAACGATCATTTCGATCAGAGTTTCAAAAAGGAGTTTAAGATAAAAACACCGTCTTCGGGGAACAGTTTGCTAGGAGCTGCGAGCAATTCTTACGCCGAGAGATACCCGAGTTACGAAAAACCGAGGCCAGACACAGCGGTATTCGGAAGCGGAAATAGCAACAAGGGTGGCTCGTCATTTTCCAACAATTACGATTCCGGCAAACAATTCAATTCTGGATTTTCCAACAGCCAATACGATTCTGTTTCGTCGTCGAACGGTTTCGGATCAAACGGCAACAGATacggatcgaacgatttcggTGGTAACGGAAATGGAAATTACGCGTCCGGAAATGGAAACGGGTTTGGATCCGTGAATAATTACGGTTCGTCGAACGGTTTTGACAACGGTTTTTCATCCTCAAATAACGACGACTGTGTCTGCGTACCGTACGAACAGTGTCCGACCGTGGATCAACTGGGTCGTAAGGACGATCTTTATCTCGCTCTGGACccaagaaatttgaataaaaatatcgaagctGAAACTGTCGAGGTTGTTCTAACGGACGGAAATGGAAATATGAGCGTTGTTCGAGTACCAAAAGGTGTGAACGTTAGCGAGGAAGCGGAgcacaaaaaagaagaggataaCAAGAGCACCGAAAACGGCGACAAAGCTGATAAAGATAAGGTCAGCGATGGAAGCACGGATAAAGTAGACGCTAAACGGAGCAAACGGGACGTGAAACAAGTCGATGGCGACAAAGCGAAGAAAACCGATGCGCAAGGG CGGCTGGTAGTCGGTGACCTGGACACATCTAAATTGAACGTGAAGCCGACCTGGGGCGTAAGTTTCGGACTTCCGCAAGGAGGAGCTGGAGGCTACCCGATAAATCCTTACGGCGGCGATTCCCTTGTTAATCCGTACCCCGGTTACGGTGCCGGGGGTCAAGGGCTCAACCTTGGCCTGGTATCGGTCAATCCCCTGGTAGCCGTACAAGTAACGAAAGATGAATACGGCGACAAGATCGTTAAACCATTCGTCAATCTCCACGTGACACCGAATCACGGTCTAGTTCACAAGCTCGGCGATCTGCTTCATTACAAAAAACAAGTACTGTTAGGAAAACCGGGGGGCTACTACCCACCCCATTACCATCCCGCGGGAGCCCCGATTTACGAAAAACCGTACGGTGGACACCACCATTACCCGAGTCACGGTGGGGGTGGATTCGGTCTGGGATATCCTGGAAAACCACATTACCCCCATCATCCGCCCGTTTACAAGCCCCACTACGAAGGTCCCTACGGACAACATAATTACGGACAGGGTCCCGCGGGAGGATATTATCGCGAGGACAACGACTACGATGAGGACGATTACGATTACAGTGATTACGGGGACGGATCCGATTACTACAGAAGCGGGCGTGCTAATAATACCAGGAAATATGTTGGGAGCAACGGTTATAATTTGGGAAACGTTAACGACGATAGCTCCGAGAACGATTGGGTCCCGTCAAGAAGTGAAAATGTAGCGAAGAATAGGGACGACGGTCGACGGGGGAGAGTAGCGTTCCCACAGAGACGAAAACGCGACGTTAACCAGGTCGAAAATGCTCAGGAG AGACAATTTGGACGCCCGCAAGTCTGCGGACCTCGTCATGTCTGCTGCCGTCGACCTCAAATCAACAACCAAAGACCTTCCCGCAATGGTCAATGTGGAGTGAGGAATAGCCAGGGGATAAACGGTCGCATTAAGACGCCCGTTTACGTTGACGGTGATTCCGAATTCG GCGAGTACCCGTGGCAAGTTGCTATCCTGAAGAAGGATCCCAGCGAGAGCGTTTACGTTTGCGGCGGTACGTTGATCAGCCCTCGTCATATCCTGACTGCGGCTCATTGCATCAAGACGCATTCGGGTAGGGACCTGAGGGCTAGACTTGGGGAGTGGGACGTGAACCACGACGTAGAATTCTTCCCCTACATAGAAAGAGATATCGTCAGCGTCGTAGTTCACCCGGAATTCTACGCCGGTACTTTGTACAACGACATCGCAATCCTGAAACTCGACCACGATATTGACTTCGAAAGAAATCCTCACATCAGTCCCGCCTGCTTGCCAAACAAACACGATGACTTCAACGGAGTCAG GTGCTGGACGACCGGTTGGGGAAAGGATGCTTTTGGAGACTTTGGGAAGTACCAGAATATCCTGAAGGAGGTGGACGTGCCAGTCATAAGCAACGGAGTTTGCGAGAACCAGATGAGGAAGACCAGATTGGGATACAGTTTCAATCTTCACCCAGGATTCATCTGCGCCGGAGGGGAGGAAGGCAAGGACGCCTGTAAGGGAGACGGAGGTGGTCCAATGGTGTGCGAAAGACAGGGTCGTTGGCAACTAGCTGGAGTTGTTTCGTGGGGTATCGGATGTGGACAGGCAGGAGTTCCCGGTGTTTATGCCAGGGTGTCTCACTACCTCGACTGGATCCGGCAAGTTACTGGACAGAATTAG
- the LOC105687940 gene encoding uncharacterized protein LOC105687940 isoform X1, protein MWRAILVSLLAQGLTADKISYDGSASFVQSSSTSHHQQQHQQQWSWQDPGKDLLAAADTVQGEAFHPVTFEAPDALKQGHQQNDLQNAATAYQSQQYNANVQQDGSGVAQAFDQAIQSVDTVIDDILVSNRQGRNLEGYDEVYSDPNVKNALRLGNDTVARAYIRDKLCSLGLMNCDDPEGRRPYYSPHRDIQPQEIIYAQPVTIKPVGRPLPAIPVKRPYGPPRPVPVPPGFGSGPPGPIYSGSSGPFSKPPPFSGPPPSFSGPSYGHPPSFSGPYPGFKKPGPIYDSKPVYEGGSSSFEGELDYEDKYIEKKQVILHQGHDSGVQQHVHHHYHHGEEHNGGGKAPTVVVNNPGLVPGGSGPVIGPGPIGVNGFNNYGYGNGGSYGSGGSYGGSYNDHFDQSFKKEFKIKTPSSGNSLLGAASNSYAERYPSYEKPRPDTAVFGSGNSNKGGSSFSNNYDSGKQFNSGFSNSQYDSVSSSNGFGSNGNRYGSNDFGGNGNGNYASGNGNGFGSVNNYGSSNGFDNGFSSSNNDDCVCVPYEQCPTVDQLGRKDDLYLALDPRNLNKNIEAETVEVVLTDGNGNMSVVRVPKGVNVSEEAEHKKEEDNKSTENGDKADKDKVSDGSTDKVDAKRSKRDVKQVDGDKAKKTDAQGRLVVGDLDTSKLNVKPTWGVSFGLPQGGAGGYPINPYGGDSLVNPYPGYGAGGQGLNLGLVSVNPLVAVQVTKDEYGDKIVKPFVNLHVTPNHGLVHKLGDLLHYKKQVLLGKPGGYYPPHYHPAGAPIYEKPYGGHHHYPSHGGGGFGLGYPGKPHYPHHPPVYKPHYEGPYGQHNYGQGPAGGYYREDNDYDEDDYDYSDYGDGSDYYRSGRANNTRKYVGSNGYNLGNVNDDSSENDWVPSRSENVAKNRDDGRRGRVAFPQRRKRDVNQVENAQERQFGRPQVCGPRHVCCRRPQINNQRPSRNGQCGVRNSQGINGRIKTPVYVDGDSEFGEYPWQVAILKKDPSESVYVCGGTLISPRHILTAAHCIKTHSGRDLRARLGEWDVNHDVEFFPYIERDIVSVVVHPEFYAGTLYNDIAILKLDHDIDFERNPHISPACLPNKHDDFNGVRCWTTGWGKDAFGDFGKYQNILKEVDVPVISNGVCENQMRKTRLGYSFNLHPGFICAGGEEGKDACKGDGGGPMVCERQGRWQLAGVVSWGIGCGQAGVPGVYARVSHYLDWIRQVTGQN, encoded by the exons GACGGGAGCGCGTCTTTCGTTCAAAGTTCCTCTACTTCGCACCATCAACAGCAACACCAGCAGCAATGGTCCTGGCAGGATCCTGGAAAAGATCTTTTGGCCGCAGCTGATACCGTCCAGGGGGAAGCCTTTCATCCGGTGACCTTCGAAGCTCCCGACGCCCTCAAGCAAGGCCACCAGCAAAATGACCTTCAAAATGCAGCGACTGCCTACCAAAGCCAACAGTACAACGCGAACGTACAACAGGACGGCAGCGGAGTAGCTCAAGCTTTCGATCAGGCGATTCAGTCG GTTGATACTGTCATTGATGATATTCTCGTATCAAATCGACAGGGTCGTAATCTGGAAGGATACGATGAGGTCTACTCGGATCCGAATGTGAAGAACGCTCTTCGCCTTGGCAACGACACGGTGGCGAGGGCCTACATTAGGGACAAACTTTGCTCGCTTGGCCTGATGAAC TGCGACGATCCCGAAGGAAGACGTCCTTACTATTCACCCCACCGTGACATTCAGCCGCAAGAGATAATTTACGCTCAACCGGTAACCATAAAACCGGTCGGAAGACCTCTCCCTGCGATCCCGGTGAAACGTCCCTACGGTCCTCCGAGGCCGGTCCCGGTTCCTCCAGGTTTCGGGTCTGGTCCTCCGGGTCCGATTTATTCCGGCTCTTCGGGACCCTTCTCAAAGCCACCCCCCTTCTCGGGACCGCCGCCGTCTTTCTCCGGACCGAGTTACGGACATCCTCCCAGTTTCAGCGGACCTTATCCCGGCTTCAAAAAACCTGGACCGATATACGATTCGAAACCGGTCTACGAAGGTGGTTCATCTTCGTTCGAAGGTGAATTGGACTACGAAGATAAATATATAGAGAAGAAACAGGTGATTCTTCACCAAGGCCACGATTCCGGCGTTCAGCAGCACgttcatcatcattatcatcatggCGAAGAGCACAACGGGGGCGGAAAGGCCCCTACTGTGGTCGTGAACAATCCCGGTCTggttcccggtggttcgggtCCAGTGATCGGTCCGGGACCGATCGGCGTGAACGGTTTCAATAATTACGGATACGGGAACGGAGGGAGTTACGGTAGCGGTGGAAGTTACGGTGGTTCTTACAACGATCATTTCGATCAGAGTTTCAAAAAGGAGTTTAAGATAAAAACACCGTCTTCGGGGAACAGTTTGCTAGGAGCTGCGAGCAATTCTTACGCCGAGAGATACCCGAGTTACGAAAAACCGAGGCCAGACACAGCGGTATTCGGAAGCGGAAATAGCAACAAGGGTGGCTCGTCATTTTCCAACAATTACGATTCCGGCAAACAATTCAATTCTGGATTTTCCAACAGCCAATACGATTCTGTTTCGTCGTCGAACGGTTTCGGATCAAACGGCAACAGATacggatcgaacgatttcggTGGTAACGGAAATGGAAATTACGCGTCCGGAAATGGAAACGGGTTTGGATCCGTGAATAATTACGGTTCGTCGAACGGTTTTGACAACGGTTTTTCATCCTCAAATAACGACGACTGTGTCTGCGTACCGTACGAACAGTGTCCGACCGTGGATCAACTGGGTCGTAAGGACGATCTTTATCTCGCTCTGGACccaagaaatttgaataaaaatatcgaagctGAAACTGTCGAGGTTGTTCTAACGGACGGAAATGGAAATATGAGCGTTGTTCGAGTACCAAAAGGTGTGAACGTTAGCGAGGAAGCGGAgcacaaaaaagaagaggataaCAAGAGCACCGAAAACGGCGACAAAGCTGATAAAGATAAGGTCAGCGATGGAAGCACGGATAAAGTAGACGCTAAACGGAGCAAACGGGACGTGAAACAAGTCGATGGCGACAAAGCGAAGAAAACCGATGCGCAAGGG CGGCTGGTAGTCGGTGACCTGGACACATCTAAATTGAACGTGAAGCCGACCTGGGGCGTAAGTTTCGGACTTCCGCAAGGAGGAGCTGGAGGCTACCCGATAAATCCTTACGGCGGCGATTCCCTTGTTAATCCGTACCCCGGTTACGGTGCCGGGGGTCAAGGGCTCAACCTTGGCCTGGTATCGGTCAATCCCCTGGTAGCCGTACAAGTAACGAAAGATGAATACGGCGACAAGATCGTTAAACCATTCGTCAATCTCCACGTGACACCGAATCACGGTCTAGTTCACAAGCTCGGCGATCTGCTTCATTACAAAAAACAAGTACTGTTAGGAAAACCGGGGGGCTACTACCCACCCCATTACCATCCCGCGGGAGCCCCGATTTACGAAAAACCGTACGGTGGACACCACCATTACCCGAGTCACGGTGGGGGTGGATTCGGTCTGGGATATCCTGGAAAACCACATTACCCCCATCATCCGCCCGTTTACAAGCCCCACTACGAAGGTCCCTACGGACAACATAATTACGGACAGGGTCCCGCGGGAGGATATTATCGCGAGGACAACGACTACGATGAGGACGATTACGATTACAGTGATTACGGGGACGGATCCGATTACTACAGAAGCGGGCGTGCTAATAATACCAGGAAATATGTTGGGAGCAACGGTTATAATTTGGGAAACGTTAACGACGATAGCTCCGAGAACGATTGGGTCCCGTCAAGAAGTGAAAATGTAGCGAAGAATAGGGACGACGGTCGACGGGGGAGAGTAGCGTTCCCACAGAGACGAAAACGCGACGTTAACCAGGTCGAAAATGCTCAGGAG AGACAATTTGGACGCCCGCAAGTCTGCGGACCTCGTCATGTCTGCTGCCGTCGACCTCAAATCAACAACCAAAGACCTTCCCGCAATGGTCAATGTGGAGTGAGGAATAGCCAGGGGATAAACGGTCGCATTAAGACGCCCGTTTACGTTGACGGTGATTCCGAATTCG GCGAGTACCCGTGGCAAGTTGCTATCCTGAAGAAGGATCCCAGCGAGAGCGTTTACGTTTGCGGCGGTACGTTGATCAGCCCTCGTCATATCCTGACTGCGGCTCATTGCATCAAGACGCATTCGGGTAGGGACCTGAGGGCTAGACTTGGGGAGTGGGACGTGAACCACGACGTAGAATTCTTCCCCTACATAGAAAGAGATATCGTCAGCGTCGTAGTTCACCCGGAATTCTACGCCGGTACTTTGTACAACGACATCGCAATCCTGAAACTCGACCACGATATTGACTTCGAAAGAAATCCTCACATCAGTCCCGCCTGCTTGCCAAACAAACACGATGACTTCAACGGAGTCAG GTGCTGGACGACCGGTTGGGGAAAGGATGCTTTTGGAGACTTTGGGAAGTACCAGAATATCCTGAAGGAGGTGGACGTGCCAGTCATAAGCAACGGAGTTTGCGAGAACCAGATGAGGAAGACCAGATTGGGATACAGTTTCAATCTTCACCCAGGATTCATCTGCGCCGGAGGGGAGGAAGGCAAGGACGCCTGTAAGGGAGACGGAGGTGGTCCAATGGTGTGCGAAAGACAGGGTCGTTGGCAACTAGCTGGAGTTGTTTCGTGGGGTATCGGATGTGGACAGGCAGGAGTTCCCGGTGTTTATGCCAGGGTGTCTCACTACCTCGACTGGATCCGGCAAGTTACTGGACAGAATTAG
- the LOC105687940 gene encoding uncharacterized protein LOC105687940 isoform X3, with the protein MWRAILVSLLAQGLTADKISYDGSASFVQSSSTSHHQQQHQQQWSWQDPGKDLLAAADTVQGEAFHPVTFEAPDALKQGHQQNDLQNAATAYQSQQYNANVQQDGSGVAQAFDQAIQSVDTVIDDILVSNRQGRNLEGYDEVYSDPNVKNALRLGNDTVARAYIRDKLCSLGLMNCDDPEGRRPYYSPHRDIQPQEIIYAQPVTIKPVGRPLPAIPVKRPYGPPRPVPVPPGFGSGPPGPIYSGSSGPFSKPPPFSGPPPSFSGPSYGHPPSFSGPYPGFKKPGPIYDSKPVYEGGSSSFEGELDYEDKYIEKKQVILHQGHDSGVQQHVHHHYHHGEEHNGGGKAPTVVVNNPGLVPGGSGPVIGPGPIGVNGFNNYGYGNGGSYGSGGSYGGSYNDHFDQSFKKEFKIKTPSSGNSLLGAASNSYAERYPSYEKPRPDTAVFGSGNSNKGGSSFSNNYDSGKQFNSGFSNSQYDSVSSSNGFGSNGNRYGSNDFGGNGNGNYASGNGNGFGSVNNYGSSNGFDNGFSSSNNDDCVCVPYEQCPTVDQLGRKDDLYLALDPRNLNKNIEAETVEVVLTDGNGNMSVVRVPKGVNVSEEAEHKKEEDNKSTENGDKADKDKVSDGSTDKVDAKRSKRDVKQVDGDKAKKTDAQGRQFGRPQVCGPRHVCCRRPQINNQRPSRNGQCGVRNSQGINGRIKTPVYVDGDSEFGEYPWQVAILKKDPSESVYVCGGTLISPRHILTAAHCIKTHSGRDLRARLGEWDVNHDVEFFPYIERDIVSVVVHPEFYAGTLYNDIAILKLDHDIDFERNPHISPACLPNKHDDFNGVRCWTTGWGKDAFGDFGKYQNILKEVDVPVISNGVCENQMRKTRLGYSFNLHPGFICAGGEEGKDACKGDGGGPMVCERQGRWQLAGVVSWGIGCGQAGVPGVYARVSHYLDWIRQVTGQN; encoded by the exons GACGGGAGCGCGTCTTTCGTTCAAAGTTCCTCTACTTCGCACCATCAACAGCAACACCAGCAGCAATGGTCCTGGCAGGATCCTGGAAAAGATCTTTTGGCCGCAGCTGATACCGTCCAGGGGGAAGCCTTTCATCCGGTGACCTTCGAAGCTCCCGACGCCCTCAAGCAAGGCCACCAGCAAAATGACCTTCAAAATGCAGCGACTGCCTACCAAAGCCAACAGTACAACGCGAACGTACAACAGGACGGCAGCGGAGTAGCTCAAGCTTTCGATCAGGCGATTCAGTCG GTTGATACTGTCATTGATGATATTCTCGTATCAAATCGACAGGGTCGTAATCTGGAAGGATACGATGAGGTCTACTCGGATCCGAATGTGAAGAACGCTCTTCGCCTTGGCAACGACACGGTGGCGAGGGCCTACATTAGGGACAAACTTTGCTCGCTTGGCCTGATGAAC TGCGACGATCCCGAAGGAAGACGTCCTTACTATTCACCCCACCGTGACATTCAGCCGCAAGAGATAATTTACGCTCAACCGGTAACCATAAAACCGGTCGGAAGACCTCTCCCTGCGATCCCGGTGAAACGTCCCTACGGTCCTCCGAGGCCGGTCCCGGTTCCTCCAGGTTTCGGGTCTGGTCCTCCGGGTCCGATTTATTCCGGCTCTTCGGGACCCTTCTCAAAGCCACCCCCCTTCTCGGGACCGCCGCCGTCTTTCTCCGGACCGAGTTACGGACATCCTCCCAGTTTCAGCGGACCTTATCCCGGCTTCAAAAAACCTGGACCGATATACGATTCGAAACCGGTCTACGAAGGTGGTTCATCTTCGTTCGAAGGTGAATTGGACTACGAAGATAAATATATAGAGAAGAAACAGGTGATTCTTCACCAAGGCCACGATTCCGGCGTTCAGCAGCACgttcatcatcattatcatcatggCGAAGAGCACAACGGGGGCGGAAAGGCCCCTACTGTGGTCGTGAACAATCCCGGTCTggttcccggtggttcgggtCCAGTGATCGGTCCGGGACCGATCGGCGTGAACGGTTTCAATAATTACGGATACGGGAACGGAGGGAGTTACGGTAGCGGTGGAAGTTACGGTGGTTCTTACAACGATCATTTCGATCAGAGTTTCAAAAAGGAGTTTAAGATAAAAACACCGTCTTCGGGGAACAGTTTGCTAGGAGCTGCGAGCAATTCTTACGCCGAGAGATACCCGAGTTACGAAAAACCGAGGCCAGACACAGCGGTATTCGGAAGCGGAAATAGCAACAAGGGTGGCTCGTCATTTTCCAACAATTACGATTCCGGCAAACAATTCAATTCTGGATTTTCCAACAGCCAATACGATTCTGTTTCGTCGTCGAACGGTTTCGGATCAAACGGCAACAGATacggatcgaacgatttcggTGGTAACGGAAATGGAAATTACGCGTCCGGAAATGGAAACGGGTTTGGATCCGTGAATAATTACGGTTCGTCGAACGGTTTTGACAACGGTTTTTCATCCTCAAATAACGACGACTGTGTCTGCGTACCGTACGAACAGTGTCCGACCGTGGATCAACTGGGTCGTAAGGACGATCTTTATCTCGCTCTGGACccaagaaatttgaataaaaatatcgaagctGAAACTGTCGAGGTTGTTCTAACGGACGGAAATGGAAATATGAGCGTTGTTCGAGTACCAAAAGGTGTGAACGTTAGCGAGGAAGCGGAgcacaaaaaagaagaggataaCAAGAGCACCGAAAACGGCGACAAAGCTGATAAAGATAAGGTCAGCGATGGAAGCACGGATAAAGTAGACGCTAAACGGAGCAAACGGGACGTGAAACAAGTCGATGGCGACAAAGCGAAGAAAACCGATGCGCAAGGG AGACAATTTGGACGCCCGCAAGTCTGCGGACCTCGTCATGTCTGCTGCCGTCGACCTCAAATCAACAACCAAAGACCTTCCCGCAATGGTCAATGTGGAGTGAGGAATAGCCAGGGGATAAACGGTCGCATTAAGACGCCCGTTTACGTTGACGGTGATTCCGAATTCG GCGAGTACCCGTGGCAAGTTGCTATCCTGAAGAAGGATCCCAGCGAGAGCGTTTACGTTTGCGGCGGTACGTTGATCAGCCCTCGTCATATCCTGACTGCGGCTCATTGCATCAAGACGCATTCGGGTAGGGACCTGAGGGCTAGACTTGGGGAGTGGGACGTGAACCACGACGTAGAATTCTTCCCCTACATAGAAAGAGATATCGTCAGCGTCGTAGTTCACCCGGAATTCTACGCCGGTACTTTGTACAACGACATCGCAATCCTGAAACTCGACCACGATATTGACTTCGAAAGAAATCCTCACATCAGTCCCGCCTGCTTGCCAAACAAACACGATGACTTCAACGGAGTCAG GTGCTGGACGACCGGTTGGGGAAAGGATGCTTTTGGAGACTTTGGGAAGTACCAGAATATCCTGAAGGAGGTGGACGTGCCAGTCATAAGCAACGGAGTTTGCGAGAACCAGATGAGGAAGACCAGATTGGGATACAGTTTCAATCTTCACCCAGGATTCATCTGCGCCGGAGGGGAGGAAGGCAAGGACGCCTGTAAGGGAGACGGAGGTGGTCCAATGGTGTGCGAAAGACAGGGTCGTTGGCAACTAGCTGGAGTTGTTTCGTGGGGTATCGGATGTGGACAGGCAGGAGTTCCCGGTGTTTATGCCAGGGTGTCTCACTACCTCGACTGGATCCGGCAAGTTACTGGACAGAATTAG